A stretch of Lathyrus oleraceus cultivar Zhongwan6 chromosome 6, CAAS_Psat_ZW6_1.0, whole genome shotgun sequence DNA encodes these proteins:
- the LOC127097065 gene encoding transcription factor ORG2, which produces MLAISPPPLFSSIGWPLEESISHNQNQNHFFKDTSDQLFHFHHQLDPENTSTDPSQATSNDLSMVKKLVHNASERDRRKKINNLYSSLRSLLPLSDQMKKLSIPLTISRVLKYIPELQKHVEGLMKRKEEILFKLSPKVDHDVKNHGYNSGFVVSSCRLNDSEVSIQISCYSTVHNVPLSEILLYLENDGFLLLNVSSSETFGGRVFYNLHYQVDKTKRLESDILNEKLLSIMEK; this is translated from the exons ATGTTAGCAATATCACCTCCTCCTTTGTTCTCATCAATTGGATGGCCCTTGGAAGAGTCCATAAGCCATAACCAGAATCAAAATCACTTCTTCAAAGACACTTCTGATCAATTATTTCACTTTCACCATCAACTTGACCCCGAAAATACTTCAACTGATCCATCACAGGCTACAAGTAACGACCTTAGCATGGTGAAGAAGCTTGTTCATAACGCCAGCGAACGCGATCGCCGCAAGAAGATCAATAATTTGTATTCTTCACTTCGTTCACTTCTTCCTTTGTCAGATCAAATG AAGAAGTTGAGCATTCCATTAACAATTTCTAGAGTTTTGAAATACATACCGGAGTTACAGAAACATGTGGAAGGACTGATGAAGAGAAAGGAAGAGATCTTATTCAAACTTTCGCCGAAAGTTGATCATGATGTGAAGAATCATGGTTACAACTCAGGTTTTGTGGTTTCAAGTTGTAGACTCAATGATAGTGAAGTTAGTATTCAGATTTCATGTTACAGTACTGTCCACAATGTTCCACTATCTGAGATCTTGCTCTATTTAGAAAATGATGGGTTTCTGCTTCTAAATGTTTCTTCCTCTGAAACATTTGGAGGGAGAGTCTTCTATAATTTGCACTATCAGGTTGATAAAACAAAGAGATTAGAATCAGATATTCTAAATGAGAAGCTGTTATCAATAATGGAGAAGTAG